From a single Spongiibacter taiwanensis genomic region:
- a CDS encoding peroxiredoxin — protein MGVLVGKPAPDFTCAAVLGNGEIVDSFTLSEAIKGKYGLLFFYPLDFTFVCPSELIALDHRMDKFRELGVEVISVSIDSQFTHNAWRNTAVKDGGIGPVTYTMAADVRHDICRAYDVEADGGVAFRGAFLIDKEGMVRSQLINDLPLGRNVDELVRLVEALQFHEEHGEVCPAGWNKGDKGMSATPDGVAAYLSENSDKL, from the coding sequence ATGGGAGTTTTAGTTGGTAAACCAGCACCAGATTTTACCTGCGCAGCCGTGCTGGGCAATGGCGAAATCGTCGACAGCTTTACTCTGAGCGAGGCCATTAAAGGCAAGTACGGTCTGCTGTTTTTCTACCCTCTGGACTTCACCTTTGTTTGCCCCTCGGAGCTGATCGCCCTGGATCACCGCATGGACAAATTCCGTGAACTGGGTGTGGAAGTGATTTCTGTTTCCATCGATTCTCAATTTACCCACAACGCCTGGCGCAACACTGCGGTTAAAGATGGCGGCATCGGTCCGGTGACTTACACCATGGCCGCTGACGTTCGTCACGACATCTGCCGCGCCTACGACGTAGAAGCCGATGGCGGCGTTGCCTTCCGCGGCGCATTCCTGATCGACAAAGAAGGCATGGTGCGCTCACAGCTGATCAACGACCTGCCCCTGGGCCGCAACGTTGACGAGCTGGTGCGTCTGGTTGAAGCGCTGCAATTCCACGAAGAGCACGGCGAAGTATGCCCTGCCGGCTGGAACAAGGGCGACAAAGGCATGAGCGCCACCCCCGACGGTGTGGCTGCTTACCTGTCTGAGAACTCCGACAAACTGTAA